The Oncorhynchus masou masou isolate Uvic2021 chromosome 13, UVic_Omas_1.1, whole genome shotgun sequence genomic interval ACTTGTGCTAACCCGTAAAACAAAGTGAGTAAAAATCAGAttatatacatggttaatatctatatgtgAAACCATTCTGTGTCGCTATGGAATTGGGGCTATGACTTTGCGCATTTTCAATTGCTGTTCTTGTCCAATAGACGATTGTTTTGGAAGATGAACATAGGCGCCATTTCCCTCCCAGCTCTCTGAGCCGCTTATTGGTGGCCAGCTGAAAGGAACCGAGGCGGCCAAGAAACTGCCGCACTGAGGCCGCCATGTTGGCTGTTGTCTAAATTCTGCTTCGTACGACTGGCGATTTTTGGTAGATCCCTAATGGTGTCAGTTTCACAACTAACTGAACCCGTAGAAACCTTGATTGGTGGAATCTAGTCGGAGGTTTGATTGGTCTGAAGGACAGATCCAAACGTAGTCTTTATTGGTTAGAGAGCTTTACCCCAGTTTTGCAAACTTTCCATTGATCAGCAGTACCTGTTGTTCAGTGGCGAATTAACTCTAACACATGGGCCAATGTGTAGCGTGTATCATCGTCTTCCATTGACTGGGTTGGGTTTACCATCGAGCACATAAGTAAACTAGCTTAAACAACTACCCGAGACCGGGCTCTctaaccctgtttctggagagttACGTTCCTGTAGGTTTTCGTTGCAACCCTAaagcacctgattctaataatttaTTTGGTTGAGCAAttgaatcaggttagttataaCTGGTTGGGTTGAAAACCTACAAGGGTTTAAAAAGGGCAAAGATTGTTGTGGAAATCGAGTCTGAATCGTTTCTTGTTGGTGTAATATGTTATTTGGATAAAGGTGTTTATTTTGGAAACCCTTTTTGATGTCAAGAGGATGGTTAAAAAGGAGAGTTGGGAAAAGTGGATGCGGTCAAAGCAACAAAGGAGTGGTATGGTGTTGATATCGTGTGTATCTAAAGAGCAAAAGGAGCGTGAAATGTGGCTTATCGACGCATGAAGTAGACTGCATTGAATTTTGGAGTAGGGTATCGGTAAAAGGTGTCATCTCTGGCATCCCGTTGGACATAGATAAATAATATCTTAGACCAAAAATTCCAGGAGTAATTAATGTATGTGGCTTGACCTGTACGGAGAATGGGGGGAAAAGGAGCAAAGCTTATCTGTATTATTGATGTTTGATGAGTATTTACCACCCTCTGTAAAGTTGGgatatacagtgtattcagaaagtagtcagagcacattactttttccacatttttgttatgttacagccttattctaaaatgtattaaattaatgtTTTTTGCATGTTCATAAAaaacttaagtattcagaccctttgctatgagactcaaaattgagctcaggtgcatcctgtttccattgatcatccatgagatgtttctacaacttgtttggagtccacctgtggtaaattcaattgattggacatgatttggaaaggcgcctgtctatataaggtccaacagttgaccgtgcatgtcagagcaaaaaccaagccatgaggtcgaaggtcttgtccgtagagctctgagacaggattgtgtcaaggcacagatctgaggaagggtaccaaaacatttctgaagctttgaaggtccccaagaacacagtggcctccatcattcttaaatggaagatgtttggaaccaccatgtctccttcctagagctggctgcctgaccaaactgagcaatcggtggagaagggctttggtcagcgagatgaccaagaacctgatggtcactctgacagagttccggaggtcttctgtggagatgggataaaccttccagaaggacaactatctcttcAGCAGTCCACCCATCAGatctttatggtaaagtggccagacggaagccactcctcagtaaaaggcagatgacagcccgcttgggatttgccaaaaggcacctaaagactctcataccaagagaaacaagattcccttGTCTGATTAAACGGAGATCGAACTCTTTGGCCTCAATGCCAAGCATCAAGtacggaggaaacctggcaccatcctaaagtgaagcatggtggtggcaatatcatgctgtggggatgtttttcagtaggatgaactgggagactagtcaggatcgagggagagATGAATTGAGCAAAGTTCAGCgagatcctttatgaaaacctgttccagagcactcaggacctcagactggggtgaaggtttgtcttccaacaggacaatgacccctccagccaagacaacgcaggggtggcttcgggaaaagtctctaaatgtcctcaagtggcccagccagcgcccggacttgaacccgatcaaacatctctggagagacttgaaaatagctgtgcagtgaggctccccatccaacctggcagagcttgagaggatctgcagaggataATTAgagaaaccccccaaatacaggtatgccaagcttgtagtgtcatacccaagaagactcaaggctgtaatcgctgccgtaGGAGCTTCAGCAAAGCACAGAGTAaatggtctgagtacttatgcaaatgtgatatttcagcatttttaaaacctgttttgctttgtcatctcCAATTCCACCAGACATTTTTCTTTACATTTTGCTAATGGCCATTTAACCGAAATATGCATCATATTTATTGTTTACAATCAAAACCCAtttatttcacttacttgctgtgctgtttcgttgttcagtcgtttcattctcaaccaggatttctttGGAACGCCGTTTGTGtttttgcgtgtcaaaaaagaaaacaatgaccagtacaTAAtgctatttgacgtgtcaaataagcttgttgccCAATccggacctgaatatgactgcacgtcacataattTAACGCGTTCATTAatttttacgtagttattacacattgatttcACTATCGCTTGTATttcatgtcacaacgattcattgATACATATGCTAAGATGCTGATAAAGTTGTCTCGTGCACCTACAGTGCTGTTCAtaaacattttttattaatttgcatCACTGGCAATGACATTATTTTGAAGAcaaactgcaaattccactattgtgcctaatttTTATTGTGGCTAACTTCACAACACAACCAAGTCCGGTCATGCCTCAcaagccagatgaagctagctggctgcttataatgttagcgttgggcaacagggttaagtagctggctagatatttattttcatgaactgaagttcaatttcaataggggAACAACAAATAGCAAACTAGCTAATActtacaaggattcctaaatcattgctaagaataatgaaaattactgcagtttctactggtcattgttttcaggctggttgtgttggtgctagctaggtaccaagctaaagctagctaccccagttGTGGTCTaacaaatgatgctttattaccaacgcggtaaATGCATCGTTTGTGGCCGGtatttgcttgtttgcagacttttttgtacagctttgacagctttgacagtgctgctgtatcttttttgacacgcaaagacccaaacaatgttcatagtgtgtatatatatatatatatatatatatatcatatatatatatatatatatcatatatatcccatttagcagacgcttttgtccaaagcgacttacaagtcggctggggccactacttttacatatgggtggtcccagcgggaatcgaacccacgacgcttggcgttgcaagcgccatgctctaccgactgagccacacatgttggggcggcagggtagcctagtggttagagcgttggactagtaaccgaaaggttgcaagttcatatccccgagctgacaaggtacaaatctgtcgttctgcccctgaacaggcagttaacccactgttcctaggccgtcattgaaaataagaatttgttcttaactagttaaataaagggaaaataAAAATGTCTCAATGCTAATCGCAGTgatgctattactgtgtaactctggtaatagtgcacttggtagtgtgtaccggtgctcgaccagtcgacGAAAGCCAACATTGCCCTCGACAGAGAACAGTTTATTGTCAAGGgtaatgaattccattatcttggcttcaatggattttgcctttgagttgtcttgctGAAATTTTCTTACTCAATTTGTTGACTgttgatccacacagcagacacgGGCTAGGTTAGGAACGCCGTGTTGCACGTGTATTGCAGCGTATGCACGTCAACTTTGACATCGTTTTTTTTCTTTATCTGTAGTTCTGATAGCAAGGTTGCTGGTTACACCAACCAGTTACCCGCTGATCCATTGCTGATTGACTTAACTGAACCTGTTTTTCTCGGTTGCGTCTCCCTTCATTCCTGACAGAAAGAGGACCACCTGGTTTCTACTGGTAAGTAATTTCATCTTCCCTTCACTCACTGATTGTCGACGATGAGCTTGGGACCTCTAAGTGTCTTGTTGCTACCCCTTCCTTCTGGCAGGGGTAAAGGAAGTTCAGAGTTTCAAACAGGCTCACTACCCTCTGTGCCAATAGTGTTAGTGCACGTTGTATGGAAGGGTTGGTACATTGTCATTTTTGTTGAGTAAAATTAAATTGAACTGAGACTGCGATATGAACCTGCCATGATGAGCACCATGCAGCACCTCCGATCAGATGTGTGATGCAAGACCATGTGCTCAAGAGTATCTGCTCATATAAATGGAACAATACATTTAACATTAATGTGCACCCGTTTATTTATTATCCTATGAactactactagtttgatggCTGCAGctatcaattgtcccattaacaatcACACATATTGGCAAACTTCCttttcaaacttcacatttctcttGTATAAGCTACTTATCGTGATGAACAGTGTCAGCAAAATGCTTGCGATAAGTGATCGGTGTCAATCATTCTTGGGTTTATTGTCCCAGCTCTAGGGTAGTGATATtccaaggatcccagatagcacGAACCATGCTTTCAGTTGTTGGGGAAATCAGTCCTATATTGCTGTTTGCTTTGCATTACTGCCTctaccttcagagagagagagcagtaccaTAGATTCACATGGTAGCAGTTTCTgtgaacatacagtaccagtgaaaagtttggacacacctactctttgCAGATTTTATTTTTATATGATCAAATAATAGCGacgacatcaactatgaaatcatgtagcaaccaaaaaagtgttaaccaaatcaaaatatattttatttttgagattcttcaaatagccatcctttgccttgatgatagctttgtacacactcaaccagcttcatgaggtagtcaactggtATGCATTTCAATTttgtatttgacctttatttaactaggcaagtcagttgagaacaaattcttaatttcaatgacggcctaggaacagtgagttaactgccttgttcaggggcagaacgacagattttgtaccttgtcagctcggggattcgatccaaccttacggttactagtccaacgctctaaccactaggctatgctgccgcCCCAAAAATTAACAGGTGGGCCttggtaatttgtggaatttctttcccccttcaatgcgtttgagccaatcagttgtgttgtgacaaggtagggttggaaagtaagacacatctcaacatcaactgttcagaggagactgcgtgaatcaggccttgatggtcgattgctgcaaagaaaacactactataggacagcaataagaagaagagacttgcttgggccaagaaacaagcaaatggacattagaccggtggaaatctgtttttttggttccaaactctgtctttgtgagacgcagagtaggtgaacggatgatgtctgcatgtgtagttcccactggGAAGCATGGAGatggtttgggggtgctttgctggtgacactgtgtgatttatttcaaattcaaggcacacaaccagcatggcgaccacagcattctgaagtgatacgccatcccatgtggtttgcgctatcatttgtttttcaacaggacaatgacccaacacacctccaggctgtgtaagggctatttgaccaagaaggagagtgatggagtgctgcatcagatgacttggcctccacaatcactcgacctcaacccaattgagatggtttgggatgagttggaccgcagagtgaatgaaaagcagcatAATATAATTTCCCTTTTTGTTGCATGCAATATAGATCAGTATATTTATTTGAGTCATTTTTGCTAGGGTTTATCAAGGGTGTTAATAATTCCggaccccactgtatgtatgtgaatTATTGACTTTTCCAGTGCTACGATTTGTTATGTTTTTACCGCTGTAGTCTGTTCAAGCACTATTTGTCATCTAAAGACCATATCATTGATTGTGGCATTGATCTCTAACTTCTGATGTTGTGGATCTCACAGGGCGGGCTACCAGGGATCATGAGTTACCAGATTTCACGGATATCAAACACTACCTCCAATACCTGAAACTTGATGAGCCAATCATCGGTAACTACTGTATTTTAAAACCATGTCTAATTCAACACACATTTATAACTTCCAAGTTGGTACTCAAATAGCATATACTTGTAGAAGTGAACTGGGTCAAAATTAGTTAAGAGTTGTCGGTTTAAAGTGTCCCTTTCTGACCTGTACGTCTCATTTCTTCATGTCAGGTTTGAGTCTTTTGGCGGAGGTGGAGCCAGTCTCCCATGACCGTCAGCCTGGCCCAAGATACATCTGCAGATTATGCGATCTGGAGGCATCCTTACCCAACATGGTCAATCATTTAATTGGTCGCAGACATCGACAGAATTACCTGGTAAGGAGGAGATTTACTGGCATAACCTGGATATGTGTCTCATGCATGATCCTCTTGCTGGACATTTATTAAAGCTAAGCAAGGATCATGGTGGTCAGGATCTTAAATATAGTGATGCTTGATGTACTTTCCTTTTTCTAGGATATGAAAAGGAAAGACTTGGTGACATGGGACAGTACCAATGCCCTGGCTCAATCAGGGAAGGCTTTACGAGCCATGGCGGAGATTGTGGAAAGACAGAATGGGCAAGGAAGTCCAAAGGTAAGTCATCATGATTCCCTCTAGTAAGGTACATGCTTATTGACAAGAgtttgcatttatattttagtcattttgcagacgctcttatccagaacgacttacaggagcaattagggttaagtgaacATCAACGGATTGTTTTTACTTagtcaactcggggatttgaaccagcaacctttaggttactggccAACGATCTTAactactaggttacctgccactgTAGGTCTTCATACCAGTCTGTGCCTCTCGTAAAGTAATTGTTTCATTTATTTGCAAGTGTTATTTGTGTTCTATTTGAAATCTTCTGATCCTAATCTTTGGTTTCTATTTTAGCCTTTGAGGAAAAAAACGAAATGCGGGCAAATTGAACATTTCTAGAGGTAAGATCTTTTCAGAATTCTTTCGACATGTCTATTAGTAAAATcagaaataaatacaaaaaaaatctaaactaaACATTTTCCGATCATGAGTCATTGACCTAGTAGTGTTTATTCTCAACTTGTCCAATATcaaacagaaaacatttgacaatGTTATTTTCCCTTTTCAGCTCCCCGAAAGAAAGAGGGGCCAAGAATCAGCCAAAACCAACACTTTCTCATCCATCAGACATGAGACGGGAAGGACACCTGCATCCAGGGAGGATGGATTTCCCGGACGGGGAGTACCACCACAGAGGAGGCCGTCCTGAAGATGATCTATATAGACCTCCCTTCCATGAAGACGATCCTTACTTATTGTCCGGGGCATTGCGAGAGGTTTacctgagaggaggagaccccagTCTGTGTGGTTTTGAGGAAGACGAGCTTCGTAGAGCAGGCTATCATGAAGATGACCTTCGTAGAAGGGATCACTACCTTGAAGAACAAATCCATGGTCAGGATTATTTGGAGAACATGCGTAGACGAGAGTTTTTGGAGTCCAGGCCAGGTCACCAAGAGGAAATCCCTCATCGCCACGCATACCCTGAAGAAACTCCACGCAGGAGTGTCTACCCGGAGAATGATCCCCTCAAACAGTTCTATTCTGATGAGGTTCTCCGTAGAACATTTCATGCTGCTGAAGCTTCTAAGGAGCGGGCCTTTCGAGAAGATGAATCACCACATGGGAGGAGCTATCCTTATGTTCCGGCCTATCCGCAGGAATTTCCTCCTGAACGTGCATATCCTGACAAAGCTCCTCTCTGCTTTGAACACGCCCATGGAAGGGCAGCCCACGGACCACCTGTTCATGAAGACCCTTACTCCGAGGATACCCGTAGAAGCGGATACCTTGAGGAGGCACAACGCAGGGCGTACAATGAGGAACAACATGGGCCAGCCTATCCAGAAGGCAACCCTCATAAGCGATCTCACGACAGGGATCCAAACGGCCGTGGGTACCCCAAGGGTCCAGATGGGCAAGGAGCAGCTGACGAAGACTTGAGGTTCCCAAATCAAATGGAGGGACCAATGGAGACAGGGGGTCAAGGCAGCAGGGAGCATTTGTTTGACCTTGTCAAGGCCATTCGTCAGGAGGGGAGGGGTCCGCAGCATCCAGAGGTGGAGCGAGGGATGGGACCACCAGGAATGAGGGGGACTCCTCAGAAGCCAGCAGAGGGTGACGGAATGAGAACAGAGATCCCCGAACCTTTCCGGCGCTTCCTGGAAGGAGCCACAGATGACCACAAGAGCCCCAGGAAACGGAAGAGAAAGAGCAGGTTCTCTGATGCAAAAGAACAGGAGGAGGACGTGTTGAAGTTAATGTAAGTGTGAATAAGTACACATCACCACGTGTTAAACTTCTCCATCATTACATCCTGAGGTGAAAGGTGTTTTGGTTACTATTACGCTAAGGGTGTTCTATAATGATTCTTACAAAATCTTCTTCCCTCCAGGCAAGCCGTTGACAATAGAAGAAGGTCAGAACCTTTTGCCAAATCACAGGTATATAGACAATGTTTttaattaaacctttatttaactaggcaagtcagaacaaattcttctttacaagGACGGCCGACATCGGCCAAATCTGGATGACGCTgagacaattgtgcgccgccctatgggactcccaatcacggccagttgtgatacagcctggaatcgaaccaaggtGTTGGTAGTGACTTCAAGCACCgatgcagtgtgttagacagctgcgccactcgggagccctctgCTAAGCGTAACtgacatttttaaatgttttacattttagtaatttagcaggcaCCCTTTACAGGGTGACCTACAGGAGCATTGGGTaagggccttgctcaagggcacgttgacagaCTTTGCCTAGTCGGCTCAGGATTTGAgccagcaacctttctgttactggcacAATGCgcttaaccactagtctacctgccgcaaCTGACAATTGTTAAAGTTTGTTAATTGTCTGTGTAATGTCTTATTGAGTACCTTATTCTAATTGTTTAGGGTGCTTATCAAGGAGTAGCAGGCTCCAGACCAATGGCAGAGGCAGCTCCAGACACTGGGAATGTTTTGGATGTACTGGTAAGATCCTAATAAAAGAGTAACACCAATCAAAATTCCATACCTTTTGCACAAAGACAACTGTCATAGCCTTTAGTTGATGACTTTTGGGAAGAGAAACTGTATTATTTAACTGACTATGTTCTTTAATGTACTTGCTTTCCCTCTAGAATAACATACAGGTTGAGAATGTGGAAGAGGCCAACTTCCTGAAGGACAAGCTGTGTAACCTTCTGAAAGAGTTCCAAGACAAAAAATATGAGAAGACAGCGGTAATGCCTGCGGTAGGTATTCATTGTGTTGCACAGCATGTTGCGCAGTTTCTTTACGGATGTCATTTGACGATGAATGGATCATAGGCTGACTTGAGAATGCGAACATTTCCTCTTCTCTGAAACTTTTAAAAAGTTGGTTTATGTAAGTAAGATGGT includes:
- the LOC135551839 gene encoding uncharacterized protein LOC135551839; this translates as MRREGHLHPGRMDFPDGEYHHRGGRPEDDLYRPPFHEDDPYLLSGALREVYLRGGDPSLCGFEEDELRRAGYHEDDLRRRDHYLEEQIHGQDYLENMRRREFLESRPGHQEEIPHRHAYPEETPRRSVYPENDPLKQFYSDEVLRRTFHAAEASKERAFREDESPHGRSYPYVPAYPQEFPPERAYPDKAPLCFEHAHGRAAHGPPVHEDPYSEDTRRSGYLEEAQRRAYNEEQHGPAYPEGNPHKRSHDRDPNGRGYPKGPDGQGAADEDLRFPNQMEGPMETGGQGSREHLFDLVKAIRQEGRGPQHPEVERGMGPPGMRGTPQKPAEGDGMRTEIPEPFRRFLEGATDDHKSPRKRKRKSRFSDAKEQEEDVLKLMQAVDNRRRSEPFAKSQGAYQGVAGSRPMAEAAPDTGNVLDVLNNIQVENVEEANFLKDKLCNLLKEFQDKKYEKTAVMPAYKSLHPTVISKEYNHMSKDHLENPRDDYERNYREVQEERHYEGHPPRHSKERSQERYTPETPQDPYRDTDMRMERRAQYEEVFGHVEMYPQSHARPEEPMAYPHESCQGPMYPRDYPPAGDLHNPFNPTPPIHWERGYRTGVPQSTSLDKITSTLLELVARKK